Proteins encoded within one genomic window of Halogeometricum sp. S1BR25-6:
- a CDS encoding ATP-binding cassette domain-containing protein produces the protein MSQRFTGPLKQIAFVIEQYENARASGKRAVGLQDMPERIRDAPDAVDSEGRAGRVEYDDVTFSYDASGASVLDGISFAVDRGETVALVGPTGAGKSTVLQLLPRMYEVNGGSIEIDRRIEP, from the coding sequence ATGAGTCAGCGGTTCACGGGTCCGCTCAAGCAGATCGCGTTCGTCATCGAGCAGTACGAGAACGCGCGAGCGTCCGGGAAGCGAGCGGTGGGGCTCCAAGATATGCCCGAACGGATTCGCGACGCTCCGGACGCCGTCGACTCCGAGGGGCGGGCGGGCCGCGTGGAGTACGACGACGTGACGTTCTCGTACGACGCGTCCGGAGCCTCGGTACTCGACGGAATCAGTTTCGCGGTCGACCGCGGCGAAACGGTCGCGCTCGTCGGACCCACCGGCGCGGGGAAATCGACGGTGTTGCAGCTTCTTCCTCGGATGTACGAGGTGAACGGCGGGAGTATCGAGATAGACCGTCGAATCGAACCGTAG
- a CDS encoding helix-turn-helix domain-containing protein: MAIVGNELEKQDATRLTLDIRHPNCWTLKATERTDCGLVAHTVYNASGDAVKGHFTAYADETEDVEELVEVARDLDLTESVVGMNKRHDFSERDSRLGNTSRELFVEYDPQNSMSDALLSMGFIHDAPVRVHDGHEYWPVFVSADRESINRRLDFLREEKDAEIAVTRIVSDPEFGTADPTASEGLSKRQREAFLLACEMGYYSWPRETTTREMAAELDITKTTFLEHLRKAEAELLSPERVQ; the protein is encoded by the coding sequence ATGGCAATCGTCGGCAACGAGCTGGAAAAACAGGACGCGACGCGCTTGACGTTGGATATCCGGCATCCGAACTGCTGGACGCTGAAAGCGACCGAGCGGACGGACTGCGGGCTGGTCGCCCACACGGTCTACAACGCCTCGGGAGACGCCGTCAAGGGCCACTTCACCGCCTACGCCGACGAGACCGAGGACGTCGAGGAACTGGTCGAGGTGGCCCGGGACCTCGACCTCACGGAGTCGGTCGTGGGGATGAACAAGCGGCACGACTTCTCCGAGCGCGATTCCCGTCTCGGCAACACCTCGCGCGAACTGTTCGTGGAGTACGACCCCCAGAACAGCATGAGCGACGCGCTTCTGTCGATGGGATTCATACACGACGCCCCCGTGCGCGTCCACGATGGGCACGAGTACTGGCCAGTGTTCGTGAGCGCCGACCGCGAGTCCATCAACCGTCGTCTCGACTTCCTGCGCGAGGAGAAAGACGCCGAGATAGCGGTCACCCGAATCGTGTCCGACCCCGAGTTCGGGACGGCGGACCCGACCGCCTCGGAGGGGCTCTCGAAGCGCCAGCGGGAGGCGTTCCTGCTCGCCTGCGAGATGGGGTACTACTCGTGGCCCCGGGAGACGACGACACGCGAGATGGCCGCCGAACTGGACATCACGAAGACGACGTTCCTCGAACACCTCCGAAAGGCCGAAGCCGAACTCCTCTCGCCCGAGCGTGTGCAGTGA
- a CDS encoding DUF1097 domain-containing protein translates to MPEETPRVPLWLAVAITAFVSVPFGTLLGVYSIPVWASFIAWAEYFTFGSSPGQLKWIYGLFPLGAFTMAVFGTVNNYVVDVMGSTTSPRPRCCCSSWSPRRRTCSR, encoded by the coding sequence ATGCCTGAGGAGACGCCCCGCGTCCCGCTCTGGCTTGCGGTCGCGATCACCGCGTTCGTCTCGGTCCCGTTCGGGACGCTCCTCGGGGTGTACAGCATCCCGGTCTGGGCCTCGTTCATCGCGTGGGCCGAGTACTTCACGTTCGGTTCCTCTCCGGGGCAGTTGAAGTGGATCTACGGGCTGTTCCCGCTGGGGGCGTTCACGATGGCGGTCTTCGGGACCGTCAACAACTACGTCGTGGACGTGATGGGGTCAACCACGTCGCCTCGTCCGCGGTGCTGCTGTTCGTCATGGTCGCCGCGGCGACGTACCTGCTCACGCTGA
- a CDS encoding sodium-dependent transporter produces the protein MADSEARTAREEWGSRFGFLMAMLGAMVGAGNIWRMPFTTGQNGGGAFLIAYILLLYVIAVPGLMAETMVGRYTNHGVIGAFKRLTKSKRARGLGLVVLVVNIALMSYYAPIIGWALYYAGHSLLATFTQPGFQPQAFWDGFISNPALVIGMHTVTMAGLAGVLVFGIRRGIERVVKWMIPLLVVALLAVAVRGVTLPGGMDGLAFVFTPDWTYLTRGSTWIAALSQALFSTGLGWGIALTYGSYLGRYDDVPLGGGLFTAIGNTSIGLLAVFATFPVVFAFGLEPSAGSNLLFISLARVFPELLGGALWAVVFFVSFFFATFTSGLGITEVGVTSVSEETRLSRTGSVLAVCGAIWLFGLPSAYSSSFLGQMDFIIGSFGLPLATLSIIALVAWKFGPERARVIDLNRNAGIYIGQWWNPVVKYVIPIVMVFIVGYGVVGSIGTENQTLMILGVALMVALVAVSMAVMGVTDGMGDSPDPASKGGD, from the coding sequence ATGGCAGACTCAGAGGCGAGAACGGCGAGAGAGGAGTGGGGGAGTCGGTTCGGCTTCCTCATGGCGATGCTCGGGGCGATGGTGGGGGCCGGGAACATCTGGCGGATGCCGTTCACCACGGGACAGAACGGCGGTGGGGCGTTCCTCATCGCTTACATCCTCCTGTTGTACGTCATCGCGGTCCCCGGTCTCATGGCCGAGACGATGGTGGGCCGGTACACGAACCACGGGGTCATCGGGGCGTTCAAACGGCTCACCAAGAGCAAGCGTGCACGGGGACTCGGTCTCGTCGTCCTCGTCGTCAACATCGCGCTGATGTCGTACTACGCGCCGATCATCGGGTGGGCGCTCTACTACGCGGGGCACTCGCTGCTCGCGACGTTCACCCAACCCGGTTTCCAACCGCAGGCGTTCTGGGACGGCTTCATCTCCAACCCGGCGCTGGTCATCGGGATGCACACGGTGACCATGGCCGGACTCGCCGGCGTTCTCGTCTTCGGCATCCGCCGCGGCATCGAGCGGGTGGTGAAGTGGATGATTCCGCTGCTCGTCGTCGCCCTGCTCGCGGTGGCGGTGCGCGGCGTCACCCTTCCCGGTGGGATGGACGGACTGGCGTTCGTGTTCACGCCCGACTGGACGTACCTCACCCGCGGGAGCACCTGGATCGCGGCGCTCAGTCAGGCGCTGTTCTCGACGGGGCTGGGATGGGGTATCGCGCTCACCTACGGGAGCTACCTCGGTCGGTACGACGACGTTCCGCTCGGCGGGGGTCTGTTCACCGCCATCGGGAATACGAGTATCGGGCTCCTCGCGGTGTTCGCGACGTTCCCCGTCGTCTTCGCGTTCGGACTCGAACCGAGTGCAGGGTCCAATCTGCTGTTCATCTCGCTGGCTCGCGTGTTCCCTGAACTGCTCGGCGGTGCGCTGTGGGCCGTCGTGTTCTTCGTCTCCTTCTTCTTCGCGACGTTCACCTCCGGCCTCGGCATCACCGAAGTCGGCGTGACCTCCGTCTCCGAAGAGACGCGTCTCTCCCGCACCGGGTCGGTGCTCGCGGTCTGCGGGGCCATCTGGTTGTTCGGGCTTCCGAGCGCCTACTCGTCGTCGTTCCTCGGTCAGATGGACTTCATCATCGGGAGTTTCGGACTCCCGCTGGCGACGCTATCCATCATCGCGCTCGTCGCGTGGAAGTTCGGTCCGGAGCGCGCTCGCGTCATCGACCTCAATCGCAACGCCGGAATCTACATCGGTCAGTGGTGGAATCCGGTCGTCAAATACGTTATCCCCATCGTGATGGTATTCATCGTCGGTTACGGCGTCGTCGGGAGCATCGGGACGGAGAACCAGACGCTGATGATACTGGGCGTCGCGCTCATGGTCGCTCTCGTCGCCGTGAGCATGGCCGTGATGGGCGTCACGGACGGGATGGGCGATTCTCCGGACCCCGCGTCCAAGGGGGGTGACTGA
- a CDS encoding branched-chain amino acid ABC transporter permease, with protein MSVADRLPLGDAAGNGALLLGGLCVLLAAVFALTPLVVSLPGSLYVFFEVGILFALYGVLVLGLDLQYGHTGLVNFGHVAFFAVGAYAVAMLSARDSFAGISLGLPWPVALIGGIVAAALLGAAVGATSIRLRDDFLAVATLATAEIVHSLFVSFEGIFGGNVGIGSIPQPVSDLAGDADTAMLATILLFGGVMLLTLAAVTRLTEAPYGRVLRAIRADELVTRSVGKSVITYKMQSFVYGAALAGLAGGLFALYTGAVAPGYFTIQVTVTVWIGMLLGGAANHRGVLAGLAVIMGLRLLSRFALGVTPISADAFASVRLVVVGLVLVAVIRYRPAGIWGDAEELGVDT; from the coding sequence GTGAGCGTCGCCGACAGACTCCCGCTCGGGGACGCCGCGGGGAACGGTGCGCTGCTCCTCGGCGGCCTCTGCGTGCTCCTCGCGGCGGTGTTCGCGTTGACGCCGCTCGTCGTCTCGCTTCCGGGGTCGCTGTACGTGTTCTTCGAGGTGGGTATCCTCTTCGCCCTCTACGGCGTATTGGTGCTCGGACTGGACCTCCAGTACGGCCACACCGGCCTCGTGAACTTCGGGCACGTCGCGTTCTTCGCCGTCGGCGCGTACGCCGTCGCGATGCTGTCCGCGCGGGACAGTTTCGCCGGCATCAGCCTCGGTCTTCCGTGGCCCGTCGCCCTCATCGGCGGTATCGTCGCCGCGGCTCTGCTCGGCGCCGCCGTCGGCGCCACCTCGATTCGGCTCCGCGACGACTTCCTCGCCGTCGCCACGCTGGCGACCGCCGAAATCGTCCACTCGCTGTTCGTCAGCTTCGAGGGCATCTTCGGCGGCAACGTCGGTATCGGGAGCATCCCCCAACCCGTCTCGGACCTCGCGGGCGACGCCGACACCGCGATGCTGGCGACCATCCTCCTGTTCGGGGGCGTGATGCTCCTCACCCTCGCGGCGGTGACGCGACTGACCGAGGCGCCCTACGGACGCGTCCTGCGGGCGATTCGGGCGGACGAACTCGTCACCCGGTCGGTCGGCAAGTCGGTGATCACCTACAAGATGCAGTCGTTCGTGTACGGGGCCGCCCTCGCGGGGCTGGCCGGGGGGCTGTTCGCCCTCTACACGGGCGCGGTCGCGCCGGGCTACTTCACCATCCAGGTGACGGTGACGGTGTGGATCGGAATGCTGCTCGGCGGCGCGGCGAACCACCGCGGGGTGCTGGCCGGCCTCGCCGTCATCATGGGGCTGCGACTGCTCTCGCGGTTCGCACTCGGCGTGACGCCGATATCCGCCGACGCGTTCGCGTCGGTCCGCCTCGTCGTCGTCGGCCTGGTACTGGTCGCCGTCATCCGCTACCGACCGGCGGGCATCTGGGGCGACGCCGAGGAGTTGGGGGTGGACACGTGA
- a CDS encoding branched-chain amino acid ABC transporter permease, giving the protein MGLLQNVIFGLVTGSYIAIAAIGFTLIYGIVNMINFAYGEYLTIGAFVGLLTAVTLPLPLPVAVLVAMVGGGVASLVLARLFFTPINHTGPVPMLLTSIGLGIALRNLIRLAAGRNARYFDTETATFRLSGVPDVPVGPFDLLGDFFVTSEHLVVVGCAVAVFFLLHGLLTRTDVGIAMRAMGDDEDLARVRGVDTQWIRDSVWVLAGVLAGLAGVLIAIQTNVSAGTGYSHILQILAAAILGGAGSPYGAIAGSYIIGLVLSLSTAFLPGGMTELSSAMAFLILIVVLLVKPSGLAAQEVREA; this is encoded by the coding sequence ATGGGACTCCTCCAGAACGTCATCTTCGGCCTCGTCACGGGGTCGTACATCGCTATCGCCGCTATCGGGTTCACGCTCATCTACGGCATCGTGAACATGATCAACTTCGCGTACGGCGAGTACCTCACTATCGGCGCGTTCGTCGGGTTGCTCACCGCGGTGACGCTCCCCTTGCCGCTCCCCGTCGCGGTGTTGGTGGCGATGGTCGGCGGCGGCGTCGCCAGTCTCGTGCTCGCGCGACTGTTCTTCACGCCCATCAACCACACCGGTCCGGTGCCGATGCTTCTCACCTCTATCGGGTTGGGTATCGCGCTCCGAAACCTCATCCGGCTCGCGGCCGGACGGAACGCCCGCTACTTCGACACGGAGACAGCGACGTTTCGACTCTCCGGCGTCCCCGACGTCCCGGTGGGGCCGTTCGACCTGCTCGGCGACTTCTTCGTCACCTCCGAGCACCTCGTCGTCGTCGGCTGTGCGGTGGCCGTCTTTTTCCTCCTCCACGGTCTCCTGACCCGGACTGACGTGGGCATCGCCATGCGGGCGATGGGCGACGACGAGGACCTCGCGCGCGTCCGCGGCGTCGACACGCAGTGGATTCGCGACAGCGTCTGGGTGCTGGCCGGCGTCCTCGCCGGACTGGCGGGCGTGCTCATCGCGATTCAGACGAACGTCAGCGCCGGGACGGGCTACAGCCACATCCTGCAGATTCTCGCGGCCGCCATCCTCGGCGGCGCCGGGAGCCCCTACGGCGCCATCGCGGGGTCGTACATCATCGGACTGGTGCTGTCGCTCTCGACGGCCTTCCTCCCCGGCGGGATGACCGAACTCTCCTCGGCGATGGCGTTTCTCATCCTCATCGTCGTCCTCCTCGTGAAGCCGAGCGGACTCGCCGCGCAGGAGGTGCGCGAGGCGTGA
- a CDS encoding ABC transporter substrate-binding protein, which yields MVSDNGTATRRAVLKGVGAGGLVGVAGCLGVEGGDEGGDGGTEGNGGGSTGTDGGTAGGGSSPDSIVFGQPAAQTGQWDFLQPGVSQATDAALQNINDAGGPLGTEVELVRRDTGVNPQEARTVVTQLIENDGASAILGLFSSEINPLWDFLQEQRTPVVTPWPGSTFLDTRGGDKGTPENLDDDEWVWRTVVGDTVHTAGNAKRTLDEGFETIGVINGNTEGERSYVEGFLAPYEAEGGSVAQRVEVGLGESSYQSALERLFGADFDAFLVSLPQESAITMLSDWADGGYGGQPVLSDTLGTQAVIDQVGDALNGAWAASPGQSGPNYDTFEQAFQNAGDAEVNAWSPPAWDAMHVVALAVERAGEATPEAIERNLGPVSGGEGMTVSTFAEGKEALANGEEVNFEGAATPTNFTQHGNVFGSVTISVAENGEFTEAEVIPAEEVRGFVEEGEY from the coding sequence ATGGTGAGCGACAACGGCACGGCGACGCGGAGAGCAGTTCTCAAAGGTGTGGGCGCGGGCGGTCTCGTCGGGGTGGCGGGCTGTCTCGGCGTCGAAGGCGGCGACGAGGGTGGCGACGGCGGAACCGAGGGGAACGGCGGCGGGAGCACCGGAACGGACGGCGGCACGGCGGGTGGCGGAAGTTCGCCGGACAGCATCGTGTTCGGGCAACCCGCCGCGCAGACGGGCCAGTGGGACTTCCTGCAACCCGGCGTCTCGCAGGCGACCGACGCCGCGCTTCAGAACATCAACGACGCTGGGGGTCCGCTGGGGACCGAAGTCGAACTCGTGCGCCGCGACACCGGCGTCAACCCGCAGGAGGCCCGCACCGTCGTCACGCAACTGATAGAGAACGACGGCGCGTCGGCGATTCTGGGGCTGTTCTCCAGCGAGATAAACCCGCTGTGGGACTTCCTGCAGGAGCAGCGGACGCCCGTCGTCACCCCGTGGCCGGGGTCGACGTTCCTCGACACCCGCGGCGGCGACAAGGGGACGCCCGAGAACCTCGACGACGACGAGTGGGTGTGGCGGACCGTCGTCGGCGACACCGTCCACACGGCCGGGAACGCGAAGCGGACGCTCGACGAAGGCTTCGAGACCATCGGCGTCATCAACGGCAACACCGAAGGGGAGCGGAGTTACGTCGAGGGATTCCTCGCGCCGTACGAGGCCGAGGGCGGCAGCGTCGCACAGCGAGTGGAGGTCGGTCTCGGGGAGTCCAGCTACCAGTCCGCGCTCGAACGCCTGTTCGGCGCCGACTTCGACGCGTTCCTCGTCAGCCTCCCGCAGGAGTCGGCCATCACGATGCTGAGCGACTGGGCCGACGGCGGCTACGGCGGCCAACCCGTCCTCTCGGACACGCTGGGCACGCAGGCGGTCATCGACCAGGTGGGCGACGCATTGAACGGCGCGTGGGCGGCCTCGCCCGGACAGTCGGGACCGAACTACGACACCTTCGAGCAGGCGTTTCAGAACGCGGGCGACGCGGAGGTCAACGCGTGGTCGCCGCCGGCCTGGGACGCGATGCACGTCGTCGCTCTCGCCGTCGAACGCGCCGGCGAGGCGACGCCGGAGGCCATCGAGCGGAATCTCGGACCGGTCAGCGGTGGCGAGGGGATGACGGTATCGACGTTCGCGGAAGGGAAGGAGGCCTTGGCGAACGGGGAGGAGGTCAACTTCGAGGGCGCGGCGACCCCGACGAACTTCACGCAGCACGGCAACGTCTTCGGTTCGGTGACCATCAGCGTCGCCGAGAACGGCGAGTTCACCGAGGCGGAGGTCATCCCGGCCGAGGAGGTTCGCGGGTTCGTCGAGGAGGGTGAGTACTGA
- a CDS encoding cobalamin-independent methionine synthase II family protein, which yields MTANDDRIRTTHIGSLPRPPELLDLLKKRQDDEDVDADEWDETVADATRRVVERQADVGIDVANNGEQSRVSFNWYVEDRLSGIEGKREQELWADLQEFPDYAEETFKTDVIDLSMHPVVADAVEYTGHDDAEAELVAFDDALDAVGADFEDTFVTSASPSVVTATHVNDYYDSYEEFLFAVADAMAEEYELVADTGMTLQIDAPELLTIGQTAAYADESLEDIKGATRLHVEALNEALSGVPEEQVRLHTCWGSYEGPGHLDTDLVEMLPEIYEADISGLSVEQANHRHQHEYRAFAEHPVPDGWTLIPGVVDVKTNIIDHPETIADRLERVADAVDDGTPLVAAPDCGFGTQAGIGMVDPEIAWAKLEALVEGADIATERVY from the coding sequence ATGACAGCGAACGACGACCGCATCCGCACGACGCACATCGGAAGCCTCCCGCGCCCGCCGGAACTGCTCGACCTCCTGAAGAAGCGACAGGACGACGAGGACGTCGACGCCGACGAGTGGGACGAAACCGTCGCGGACGCCACGCGCCGCGTCGTCGAGCGACAGGCCGACGTCGGCATCGACGTCGCCAACAACGGCGAGCAGTCCCGCGTCTCGTTCAACTGGTACGTCGAGGACCGACTCAGCGGCATCGAGGGCAAACGCGAACAGGAACTCTGGGCGGACCTGCAGGAGTTCCCCGACTACGCCGAGGAGACGTTCAAAACGGACGTCATAGACCTCTCGATGCACCCCGTCGTGGCCGACGCCGTCGAGTACACGGGCCACGACGACGCCGAGGCCGAACTCGTAGCGTTCGACGACGCCCTCGACGCCGTCGGGGCCGACTTCGAGGACACGTTCGTCACGTCGGCGTCCCCCAGCGTCGTCACCGCCACCCACGTCAACGACTACTACGACTCCTACGAGGAGTTCCTCTTCGCCGTCGCCGACGCGATGGCCGAGGAGTACGAACTCGTCGCCGACACCGGGATGACCCTTCAGATAGACGCCCCCGAACTCCTCACTATCGGCCAGACGGCGGCGTACGCCGACGAATCCCTCGAAGACATCAAGGGCGCCACGCGCCTTCACGTCGAGGCGCTCAACGAGGCGCTGTCGGGCGTCCCCGAAGAGCAGGTCCGCCTCCACACCTGCTGGGGGAGCTACGAGGGTCCCGGCCACCTCGACACCGACTTGGTCGAGATGCTCCCGGAGATATACGAGGCCGACATCAGCGGACTCAGCGTCGAGCAAGCCAACCACCGCCACCAGCACGAGTACCGCGCGTTCGCCGAGCATCCAGTCCCGGACGGGTGGACGCTCATCCCGGGCGTCGTCGACGTGAAGACGAACATCATCGACCATCCGGAGACCATCGCGGACCGCTTGGAGCGAGTCGCCGACGCCGTCGACGACGGAACGCCGCTCGTGGCCGCGCCGGACTGCGGGTTCGGCACGCAGGCCGGCATCGGGATGGTCGACCCCGAGATAGCGTGGGCGAAACTGGAAGCACTCGTCGAGGGCGCCGACATCGCGACCGAACGGGTGTACTGA
- a CDS encoding ABC transporter ATP-binding protein yields MSLLAVENLVKTFGGLRALDGLSVSVDRGELVGVMGPNGAGKSTFFNCVSGVVSPDGGRVLLDGADVTGDSPESLARTGMVRTFQHTRELETMTVRDNVRLAASDQPGERTLPALFRTESMRDREQEVRERADGLVETFELDHLADEYSGSLSGGQRKLLELARVLMLDPNLLLLDEPFAGVNPTLTREIAGRIRALNDEGMTVVVIEHELETLTELVDRLVVLQQGSLLVEGDPETVLSDERVIEAYLGE; encoded by the coding sequence GTGAGCCTCCTCGCCGTCGAGAACCTCGTGAAGACGTTCGGCGGTCTCCGCGCGCTGGACGGCCTCTCCGTCTCGGTCGACCGCGGCGAACTGGTCGGCGTGATGGGACCGAACGGCGCCGGCAAGTCCACGTTCTTCAACTGCGTCAGCGGCGTCGTGAGTCCCGACGGGGGTCGCGTCCTGCTCGACGGCGCGGACGTGACCGGCGACTCGCCGGAGTCGCTGGCCCGAACCGGCATGGTCCGGACGTTCCAGCACACGAGAGAGTTAGAGACGATGACCGTCCGCGACAACGTGCGTCTGGCGGCGTCGGACCAACCCGGCGAGCGCACGCTCCCCGCGCTCTTTCGAACGGAGTCGATGCGCGACCGAGAGCAGGAGGTCCGCGAGCGCGCCGACGGACTCGTCGAGACGTTCGAACTCGACCACCTCGCCGACGAGTACAGCGGGAGCCTCTCCGGCGGGCAGCGCAAACTGCTCGAACTCGCCCGCGTGCTGATGTTGGACCCGAATCTGCTCCTCTTGGACGAACCGTTCGCGGGCGTCAATCCGACGCTCACGCGGGAGATAGCCGGGCGCATCCGCGCGCTCAACGACGAGGGAATGACCGTCGTCGTCATCGAGCACGAACTGGAGACGCTGACCGAACTGGTCGACCGACTGGTCGTCCTCCAGCAGGGGTCGCTGCTCGTCGAGGGCGACCCGGAGACCGTCCTGTCGGACGAACGCGTCATCGAGGCCTACTTGGGAGAATGA
- a CDS encoding ABC transporter ATP-binding protein: protein MSLLNVSALDAGYGDLRVLSNVDLHVDPGEYVAIVGPNGAGKSTAMKAVFGLADRQGGAITFDGTDITDHPPESVIREGLSYVPQVDNVFPSLTVAENLRLGAYILDEQPEARREAVFERFPVLRDKLDANAGTLSGGQQQMLAMGCALMLDPDLLLLDEPSAGLSPDLVTEMFDRVDAVNEAGTAVLMVEQNAKEALRRCDRGYVLANGENRYEGSGDDLLDDEEVRRQFLGG, encoded by the coding sequence GTGAGCCTCCTGAACGTCTCCGCGCTGGACGCCGGCTACGGCGACCTGCGGGTGCTCTCGAACGTCGACCTGCACGTCGACCCCGGCGAGTACGTCGCCATCGTCGGCCCGAACGGCGCGGGTAAGTCGACGGCGATGAAGGCCGTCTTCGGCCTCGCCGACAGGCAGGGCGGCGCCATCACCTTCGACGGGACGGACATCACGGACCACCCGCCGGAGTCCGTCATCCGCGAGGGGCTGAGCTACGTTCCGCAGGTGGACAACGTGTTCCCCTCGCTGACCGTCGCGGAGAACCTGCGGCTCGGGGCGTACATTCTCGACGAGCAACCCGAGGCGCGCCGCGAGGCCGTCTTCGAGCGCTTCCCCGTCCTCCGGGACAAACTCGACGCCAACGCGGGGACGCTCTCGGGCGGCCAACAGCAGATGCTCGCGATGGGGTGTGCGCTGATGCTCGACCCGGACCTGCTCCTGTTGGACGAACCGTCCGCCGGCCTCTCGCCGGACCTCGTCACCGAGATGTTCGACCGCGTCGACGCCGTCAACGAGGCCGGAACCGCCGTCCTCATGGTCGAACAGAACGCCAAGGAGGCGCTCAGACGCTGCGACCGCGGCTACGTCCTCGCCAACGGCGAGAACCGCTACGAGGGGTCGGGCGACGACTTACTCGACGACGAGGAGGTGCGCCGGCAGTTCCTCGGCGGGTGA
- a CDS encoding proline racemase family protein — MESDPFAECVDTHTAGEPTRILTGGFDASELDRRSAEASRDSFAERYDWLRRLLVREPRGHEHMFGAIPVFEVDDAADFGLFFFDNGGYLDMCGHGTIGVVTALIETGRLPERSSYEIATPAGTVTAEPTVEDGRVRSVEIDNIPSYMTGGTRVDLPGTGPVDVDLVYSGNVVALVDAAQFDFALEESNLDRIRECGRTLKRRLNANDAAPTDDSLPAPVSVVEFYERRSDVDRNVVVFGNGSIDRSPCGTGTCAKMTLLYEEGELAVGTPYRYQSVLGREFVGTVRDVEDGEDGAVVHPVVRGSAYVTGTHQFVRDPEDDLGSFHLGSG, encoded by the coding sequence ATGGAATCAGACCCCTTCGCCGAGTGCGTCGACACCCACACCGCGGGCGAACCGACTCGGATACTCACTGGCGGGTTCGACGCGAGCGAACTGGACCGACGGAGCGCCGAAGCCAGTCGCGATTCGTTCGCCGAGCGGTACGACTGGCTCCGACGACTCTTGGTCCGCGAACCCCGCGGGCACGAGCACATGTTCGGGGCGATTCCCGTGTTCGAGGTGGACGACGCCGCGGACTTCGGTCTGTTCTTCTTCGACAACGGCGGGTATCTCGACATGTGCGGCCACGGGACCATCGGCGTCGTCACGGCGCTGATAGAGACGGGGCGACTACCCGAGCGGTCGTCGTACGAGATAGCGACCCCCGCGGGAACGGTGACGGCGGAGCCGACGGTCGAGGACGGTCGGGTCCGGTCGGTCGAGATAGACAACATCCCCTCCTACATGACCGGCGGGACGAGGGTCGACCTTCCCGGAACAGGACCGGTCGACGTCGACCTCGTCTACTCCGGCAACGTCGTCGCACTCGTGGACGCAGCCCAGTTCGACTTCGCGCTCGAAGAATCGAATCTCGACCGGATTCGAGAGTGCGGTCGCACGTTGAAGCGACGACTCAACGCCAACGACGCGGCGCCGACCGACGACTCGCTTCCCGCACCGGTCTCGGTGGTGGAGTTCTACGAGCGCCGTTCCGACGTCGACCGGAATGTGGTCGTCTTCGGGAACGGCTCGATCGACCGGTCCCCCTGCGGCACGGGGACGTGCGCGAAGATGACGCTACTCTACGAGGAGGGCGAACTCGCCGTCGGAACGCCCTACCGGTACCAGAGCGTCCTCGGTCGGGAATTCGTCGGGACCGTTCGAGACGTAGAGGACGGGGAGGACGGCGCGGTCGTCCACCCGGTCGTGAGGGGGTCGGCGTACGTCACCGGGACACACCAGTTCGTCCGCGACCCGGAGGACGACCTCGGCAGTTTCCACCTCGGGTCCGGATAA